In the genome of Deinococcus roseus, one region contains:
- a CDS encoding ROK family protein, with translation MKNPAQYALCLDVGGSHVTAAPIDLSHRTLLNPGRVRAPVHHVDAAETILQTWWSALSMASLACENKSFSHITLALPAPFDYQHGISRMTHKYRQLFGLDVRALLQTQQQFSPLAGLPIFFANDADLFALGEHWAGMGQPFERMIGVTLGTGLGSGFVREGKIIRSGPEVPPEGELWNTPHLDGLAERHACGQAVSDSYGLLTGESCSAEEISLRADQGDLQARSAFQTLGEHLVAILTPHVQAFEAQAVVVGGNVSRAWKHFGPALQEGLPGAEVFPSQLREDAALLGGAALLSPAGVLS, from the coding sequence ATGAAAAACCCTGCCCAATATGCCCTCTGTCTGGATGTGGGGGGCAGTCATGTGACTGCTGCGCCCATCGACCTTTCCCACCGCACCCTGCTGAACCCCGGACGGGTGCGGGCACCTGTGCATCATGTTGATGCTGCCGAGACCATCTTGCAAACCTGGTGGTCTGCCCTGTCCATGGCTTCACTGGCCTGTGAAAACAAAAGCTTCTCGCACATCACGCTGGCATTGCCTGCACCTTTCGATTACCAGCACGGCATTTCCCGCATGACCCACAAGTACAGGCAGTTGTTCGGACTGGATGTGCGGGCCTTGCTGCAAACCCAGCAACAGTTCAGCCCTCTGGCAGGCCTTCCGATCTTCTTTGCCAACGATGCAGACCTTTTTGCCCTTGGGGAGCACTGGGCCGGGATGGGCCAGCCTTTCGAGCGCATGATTGGTGTCACGCTGGGCACCGGACTGGGCAGCGGTTTTGTCCGCGAAGGGAAAATCATCCGTTCAGGACCAGAGGTGCCTCCAGAAGGCGAACTGTGGAACACCCCTCATCTGGACGGTCTTGCAGAACGCCATGCCTGCGGTCAGGCCGTCAGTGACAGTTATGGTTTGCTAACCGGAGAAAGCTGCTCTGCAGAAGAAATCAGTCTGCGGGCAGACCAGGGCGACCTCCAGGCCCGCAGCGCTTTCCAGACGCTGGGAGAACATCTGGTCGCCATCCTCACTCCGCATGTGCAGGCGTTTGAGGCACAGGCCGTGGTGGTGGGAGGCAACGTTTCACGGGCCTGGAAGCATTTCGGTCCAGCATTGCAGGAAGGATTGCCCGGAGCAGAGGTTTTCCCTTCCCAGTTGCGCGAAGATGCAGCCTTGCTGGGCGGCGCGGCCCTGCTCTCCCCTGCTGGAGTGCTGTCATGA